The following proteins are co-located in the Microbacterium immunditiarum genome:
- a CDS encoding sensor histidine kinase has translation MIWRRRLWVGVQDAFLAVVVIVLGLAELWIPFESVYGDGSPIVSSIGVVLSGAAIALRRLRTEACIIVFVVWLAIGVVTLGHMHALFFGQIVPFMVALYSLARHGRGRVPWIGAGVAAATLLFGDIFLDTLQGLDEIVFHWSMCTVAFAVGWGLRLSEQRAVAAALRLSDVEHHAREETIAAVAAERTRIARELHDILAHSVSVMVVQAGAAEQVVGDDPEFVRRALESIRSTGTASLDEVRRVVEMLRDPEDAVMLDPQPGLAALRDLVEASESHGLHTTLDTHGDLGSVPAGLGLAVYRIVQESLTNVRKHSDASHARVVVRVSEAAVELDVHDDGTAVGSGHEGRVGHGLIGIRERAALYGGEVTAGHNGSGFRVSAVLPAVSRHG, from the coding sequence ATGATCTGGCGACGACGCCTCTGGGTCGGCGTGCAGGACGCGTTCCTCGCCGTCGTGGTCATCGTGCTGGGGCTCGCCGAACTCTGGATTCCGTTCGAGTCCGTCTACGGTGACGGCTCCCCGATCGTCAGTTCCATCGGCGTCGTGCTGTCCGGTGCCGCGATCGCGCTGAGGCGGCTGCGCACAGAAGCGTGCATCATCGTCTTCGTCGTGTGGCTCGCGATCGGAGTGGTCACGCTCGGCCACATGCACGCTCTGTTCTTCGGCCAGATAGTGCCGTTCATGGTCGCCCTGTATTCACTCGCGCGACACGGTCGGGGGCGCGTGCCGTGGATCGGCGCCGGTGTCGCCGCCGCGACCCTCCTGTTCGGCGACATCTTCCTCGACACCCTGCAGGGTCTGGATGAGATCGTCTTCCACTGGAGCATGTGCACCGTCGCGTTCGCCGTCGGATGGGGACTTCGGCTGTCCGAGCAGCGCGCGGTGGCAGCCGCCCTGCGACTCAGTGACGTCGAGCACCACGCGCGTGAGGAGACAATCGCAGCGGTCGCCGCCGAACGCACACGCATCGCGCGGGAGCTTCACGACATACTCGCCCATTCGGTCAGCGTCATGGTCGTGCAGGCCGGCGCCGCCGAGCAGGTCGTCGGCGACGACCCTGAATTCGTGCGTCGCGCCCTCGAGAGCATCCGATCGACGGGCACCGCATCGCTGGACGAAGTGCGGCGGGTCGTCGAGATGCTGCGCGATCCTGAGGATGCGGTCATGCTCGATCCGCAGCCCGGCCTCGCCGCCCTTCGCGATCTCGTCGAGGCATCCGAGTCCCACGGCCTGCACACCACCCTCGACACGCACGGGGATCTGGGGAGCGTGCCGGCGGGGCTCGGTCTCGCGGTCTACCGGATCGTGCAGGAGTCGCTCACAAACGTGCGCAAGCATTCGGATGCCTCGCACGCACGTGTGGTCGTGCGGGTGAGTGAAGCCGCGGTCGAGCTCGACGTCCACGACGACGGCACCGCCGTCGGCTCAGGGCACGAGGGGCGAGTCGGGCACGGGCTCATCGGCATACGTGAGCGAGCCGCGCTGTACGGCGGTGAGGTGACCGCCGGGCACAATGGCAGCGGTTTCCGCGTGAGCGCCGTGCTCCCGGCGGTGTCGCGCCATGGGTGA
- the aceE gene encoding pyruvate dehydrogenase (acetyl-transferring), homodimeric type, translating into MTVHDQDPYSQEPLDSDPEETAEWQESLQQLIDANGRSRGREIMLSLLQTSRELQLNVPQVPTTDYINTIAPENEPEFPGDEELERRYRRWIRWNAALTVHRAQRPGIGVGGHISTYASSASLYEVGFNHFFKGLDYQSGGDQVFIQGHASPGIYARSFLEGRLTEQQLDGFRQEKSKFPDGLPSYPHPRLMPDYWQFPTVSMGLGPINAIYQAMTNKYLTNRGIKDLSESRVWAFLGDGEMDEVESRGQLQIAANEGLDNLTFVVNCNLQRLDGPVRGNGKIIQELESFFRGAGWNVIKVVWGSGWDELLAKDLDGALVHLMNTTPDGDFQTYRAEDGAFIREHFFGRDERTAALVKDWSDDDIWGKLRRGGLDYRKVYAAYKAAVEHKGQPTVILAKTIKGYGLGHHFEGRNATHQMKKMTLDDLKHFRDSMRIPISDAQLEEDPYQPPYFNPGPEDETIQYMLERRRGLGGFLPERRTHHVDIQLPGDEAYALPKKGSGTQEIATTMAFVRLLKDLLRAKDFGHRIVPIIPDEARTFGMDAYFPTAKIYNPHGQNYTSVDRDLLLAYKESPQGQIMHVGINEAGAAAAFTATGTSYSTHGEPLIPVYVFYSMFGYQRTGDALWAAGDQMTRGFIIGATAGRTTLTGEGLQHADGHSPLLASTNPATIAYDPAYGYEIAHIVRAGLERMYGGQHPDPNVMYYLTVYNEPLVQPAEPEEVDVDGIVRGIHRIAVGEGDGPRAQLFASGVGVPWALEAQQLLKEDWGVVADVWSVTSWSELRRDGLAADEHNFLNPEAEPKSAYLTEKLRDADGPVVAVSDYMHAVQDQIRPWVPNRFATLGADGFGFSDTRPAARRFFKIDGPSIVVRTLQELAAEGKIDRGLSTRAIEKYRLHDVSAGTSGNAGGES; encoded by the coding sequence GTGACTGTCCACGACCAGGATCCGTACTCGCAGGAACCGCTCGACAGCGACCCGGAGGAGACCGCCGAGTGGCAGGAGTCCCTGCAGCAGCTCATCGACGCGAACGGGCGCTCGCGTGGTCGCGAGATCATGCTGAGCCTGCTGCAGACGTCGCGCGAGCTGCAGCTGAACGTGCCACAGGTCCCGACGACGGACTACATCAACACGATCGCGCCCGAGAACGAGCCCGAGTTCCCGGGCGATGAGGAGCTCGAGCGCCGCTACCGCCGCTGGATCCGCTGGAACGCCGCGCTCACGGTGCACCGCGCGCAGCGCCCCGGCATCGGCGTCGGCGGTCACATCTCGACCTACGCGTCGTCGGCCTCGCTGTACGAGGTCGGCTTCAACCACTTCTTCAAGGGCCTCGACTACCAGTCCGGCGGCGACCAGGTCTTCATCCAGGGCCACGCCTCCCCCGGCATCTACGCGCGGTCGTTCCTCGAGGGGCGCCTCACCGAGCAGCAGCTCGACGGCTTCCGCCAGGAGAAGTCCAAGTTCCCCGACGGGCTGCCCTCGTACCCGCATCCGCGTCTCATGCCCGACTACTGGCAGTTCCCCACTGTGTCGATGGGTCTCGGACCGATCAACGCCATCTACCAGGCGATGACCAACAAGTACCTCACGAACCGCGGCATCAAGGACCTCTCCGAGTCCCGCGTGTGGGCGTTCCTGGGCGACGGCGAGATGGACGAGGTCGAGAGCCGCGGCCAGCTGCAGATCGCCGCGAACGAGGGCCTCGACAACCTCACGTTCGTCGTGAACTGCAACCTCCAGCGCCTGGACGGACCGGTGCGCGGCAACGGCAAGATCATCCAGGAGCTCGAGAGCTTCTTCCGCGGTGCGGGCTGGAACGTCATCAAGGTCGTGTGGGGCTCCGGCTGGGACGAGCTGCTCGCGAAGGACCTCGACGGCGCGCTCGTGCACCTCATGAACACGACGCCCGACGGCGACTTCCAGACCTACCGCGCCGAGGACGGCGCGTTCATCCGCGAGCACTTCTTCGGTCGCGACGAGCGCACCGCCGCGCTCGTGAAGGACTGGTCGGACGACGACATCTGGGGCAAGCTGCGCCGGGGCGGTCTCGACTACCGCAAGGTGTACGCCGCCTATAAGGCCGCGGTCGAGCACAAGGGGCAGCCGACGGTCATCCTCGCCAAGACGATCAAGGGCTACGGTCTCGGTCACCACTTCGAGGGACGCAACGCGACCCACCAGATGAAGAAGATGACCCTCGACGACCTGAAGCACTTCCGCGACTCGATGCGCATCCCGATCAGCGACGCGCAGCTCGAAGAGGACCCGTACCAGCCGCCGTACTTCAACCCCGGCCCCGAGGACGAGACGATCCAGTACATGCTGGAGCGCCGTCGCGGGCTCGGCGGGTTCCTTCCGGAGCGCCGCACGCACCACGTCGACATCCAGCTTCCGGGCGACGAGGCGTACGCGCTGCCGAAGAAGGGCTCGGGCACGCAGGAGATCGCCACGACGATGGCGTTCGTCCGCCTGCTGAAGGACCTGCTGCGGGCGAAGGACTTCGGTCACCGCATCGTGCCGATCATCCCCGACGAGGCGCGCACGTTCGGCATGGACGCGTACTTCCCGACCGCGAAGATCTACAACCCGCACGGGCAGAACTACACCTCGGTCGACCGCGATCTGCTGCTCGCCTACAAGGAGAGCCCGCAGGGACAGATCATGCACGTCGGCATCAACGAGGCCGGCGCCGCCGCCGCGTTCACCGCGACGGGAACGTCGTACTCGACACACGGCGAGCCGCTCATCCCGGTGTACGTCTTCTACTCGATGTTCGGCTATCAGCGCACCGGAGACGCCCTCTGGGCCGCCGGCGACCAGATGACCCGCGGCTTCATCATCGGCGCGACCGCCGGCCGGACGACGCTGACCGGTGAGGGCCTGCAGCACGCCGACGGGCACTCGCCGCTCCTCGCGTCGACGAACCCCGCCACGATCGCGTACGACCCCGCGTACGGGTACGAGATCGCCCACATCGTGCGCGCGGGCCTCGAGCGCATGTACGGCGGGCAGCACCCCGATCCGAACGTCATGTACTACCTGACGGTCTACAACGAGCCGCTCGTGCAGCCGGCCGAGCCGGAGGAAGTCGATGTCGACGGCATCGTGCGGGGCATCCACCGCATCGCCGTCGGCGAGGGCGACGGACCCCGCGCTCAGCTGTTCGCGTCGGGCGTCGGTGTGCCGTGGGCCCTCGAGGCGCAGCAGCTCCTCAAGGAGGACTGGGGCGTCGTGGCCGACGTGTGGTCGGTGACCTCGTGGAGCGAACTGCGTCGCGACGGCCTCGCCGCCGACGAGCACAACTTCCTCAACCCGGAAGCCGAGCCCAAGTCCGCGTATCTCACCGAGAAGCTGCGCGACGCTGACGGACCGGTCGTCGCGGTCAGCGACTACATGCACGCCGTGCAGGACCAGATCCGCCCGTGGGTGCCGAACCGCTTCGCGACGCTCGGCGCGGACGGCTTCGGCTTCTCCGACACGCGTCCGGCGGCCCGTCGCTTCTTCAAGATCGACGGACCCTCGATCGTGGTGCGGACGCTGCAGGAGCTCGCCGCCGAAGGCAAGATCGACCGCGGCCTTTCGACGCGGGCGATCGAGAAGTACCGCCTGCACGACGTGTCGGCCGGCACGAGCGGCAACGCGGGCGGCGAGAGCTGA
- a CDS encoding PucR family transcriptional regulator, giving the protein MPETTPLGKAETLAWLRRISGDLATATIKRLEETLPWYAEMPPARRSAVGLVAQAGITSFIQWYDEPNSTPWIAADIFAAAPRELLRSVSLQQTLQLIRVTVEVTEERVADRGEHLREAILLYSREVAFAAADVYARAAEARGLWDARLEALVVDSILTGEADEELPSRIAALGWHGHGEVSVLVGTTPPQFDIDQLRRTARKLGVDVLVGVQGSRLVLVIGRAEASARSDDTPTELPFLDIANRLEPGFGSGHLVLGPTVPALVDAGQSARAALAGFAVARAWRNAPRPVEADDLLPERALAGDPLAKQTLVERIYRPLQAHSADLVTTLWSYLDNGRSLEATARELFVHPNTVRYRLKRVSDVIGWDATGAREALILQTALILGSIGTDATRRRPAPTRRPSH; this is encoded by the coding sequence ATGCCCGAGACGACGCCGCTCGGCAAGGCCGAGACGCTCGCGTGGTTGCGCCGCATCTCGGGCGACCTCGCCACGGCGACGATCAAGCGTCTCGAGGAGACGCTGCCGTGGTACGCCGAGATGCCGCCGGCGCGACGCTCCGCGGTGGGGCTCGTGGCGCAGGCGGGCATCACCTCGTTCATCCAGTGGTACGACGAGCCCAACTCGACGCCGTGGATCGCCGCCGACATCTTCGCCGCGGCCCCGCGTGAGCTCCTGCGCAGCGTGAGCCTGCAGCAGACGCTCCAGCTCATCCGGGTGACGGTCGAAGTCACCGAGGAGCGGGTCGCCGACCGTGGCGAGCACCTGCGCGAGGCGATCCTCCTCTACTCGAGGGAGGTGGCGTTCGCCGCGGCCGACGTCTACGCACGCGCTGCAGAGGCCCGCGGGCTGTGGGACGCGCGGCTCGAGGCGCTCGTCGTCGACTCGATCCTCACGGGCGAGGCCGACGAGGAGCTCCCGAGTCGGATCGCCGCGCTCGGCTGGCACGGCCACGGCGAGGTCTCGGTGCTCGTCGGCACGACACCCCCGCAGTTCGACATCGATCAGCTGCGTCGCACCGCGCGCAAGCTCGGCGTCGACGTGCTCGTGGGCGTGCAGGGGTCGCGCCTCGTCCTCGTGATCGGGCGGGCCGAGGCATCCGCTCGTTCCGATGACACCCCGACGGAGCTGCCGTTCCTCGACATCGCGAACCGACTCGAACCGGGGTTCGGCAGCGGGCATCTCGTGCTCGGGCCGACCGTTCCGGCGCTCGTCGACGCCGGACAGAGCGCCCGAGCGGCGCTCGCGGGCTTCGCCGTCGCCCGCGCGTGGCGCAACGCCCCGCGCCCCGTCGAGGCCGACGATCTGCTGCCGGAGCGCGCGCTCGCGGGAGATCCGCTCGCCAAGCAGACGCTCGTCGAGCGCATCTACCGCCCCCTGCAGGCGCACAGCGCGGATCTGGTGACGACGCTGTGGAGCTACCTCGACAACGGCCGCTCGCTCGAGGCGACTGCGCGCGAGCTGTTCGTGCATCCGAACACCGTGCGCTACCGCCTCAAGCGAGTGTCGGATGTCATCGGATGGGACGCCACGGGGGCGCGGGAGGCGCTGATCCTGCAGACGGCTCTGATCCTGGGATCGATCGGCACGGATGCCACGCGGCGCCGCCCCGCGCCGACCCGACGCCCGTCGCACTGA
- a CDS encoding acyltransferase domain-containing protein: MIIAVFPGQGSQTPGFLSPWLELDGAREQLEASSEAAGVDLVAAGTEWDADRIRDTQVAQPLIVAASILSWTALADRSKTKPDGFAGHSVGEIASLIAAGVLTPTDGMRLVGIRGRAMAKAAAAEQTGMSAVIGGDQDAVVGRLTELDLTPANYNGGGQLVAAGALDALAALAENPPAGTRVIPLQVAGAFHTRYMAPAVETLREAAAEVAASDPAATVWTNRDGSVVSSGKDALDLLVAQVASPVRWDRCMEAFAAAGATGIIEFAPAGTLVGLAKRALRGVPAVAVKTPADLTAAADLLGAAENGAQA, translated from the coding sequence GTGATCATCGCCGTCTTCCCCGGGCAGGGGTCGCAGACACCCGGATTCCTCTCCCCCTGGCTCGAGCTCGACGGGGCGCGTGAGCAGCTGGAGGCCTCCTCCGAGGCCGCCGGCGTCGACCTCGTCGCGGCCGGGACCGAGTGGGATGCCGACCGCATCCGCGACACGCAAGTCGCTCAGCCCCTCATCGTCGCCGCGAGCATCCTGTCGTGGACCGCGCTGGCCGACCGGTCCAAGACGAAGCCCGACGGCTTCGCCGGCCACTCGGTCGGGGAGATCGCGTCGCTCATCGCGGCGGGCGTGCTGACGCCGACGGACGGCATGCGCCTCGTCGGCATCCGCGGCCGGGCCATGGCGAAGGCCGCGGCCGCCGAGCAGACGGGTATGAGCGCCGTGATCGGCGGAGACCAGGACGCGGTCGTCGGGCGCCTCACCGAGCTCGACCTGACCCCGGCGAACTACAACGGCGGCGGTCAGCTCGTGGCCGCGGGCGCTCTCGACGCACTGGCGGCCCTTGCCGAGAACCCTCCCGCCGGCACGCGTGTGATCCCGCTGCAGGTCGCGGGCGCCTTCCACACGCGCTACATGGCCCCCGCCGTCGAGACGCTCCGCGAGGCGGCGGCCGAGGTCGCGGCATCCGACCCCGCCGCCACCGTGTGGACCAACCGCGACGGCTCCGTCGTCTCGAGCGGCAAGGACGCCCTCGACCTCCTCGTGGCGCAGGTCGCCTCCCCCGTGCGGTGGGACAGGTGCATGGAGGCCTTCGCAGCCGCAGGTGCGACAGGCATCATCGAGTTCGCGCCCGCCGGCACGCTCGTGGGGCTCGCCAAGCGCGCGCTGCGCGGCGTCCCGGCCGTCGCCGTCAAGACCCCCGCTGACCTGACCGCGGCCGCCGACCTGCTCGGCGCCGCCGAGAATGGAGCACAAGCATGA
- a CDS encoding beta-ketoacyl-ACP synthase III codes for MTAGVIQPQGAAHTRIYSYGAARGEIVVPNDDLVGPIDSSDEWIRQRTGIVTRTRAVKETTAIDLSTDAAAEAVQKSGVDPADIDLVIVATISNPKQTPSVSAIVADRIGANPAAAYDLNAACAGFAYGVAQADALIRAGAATHAVVVGAEKLSDVVDPTDRSISFLLGDGAGAVVIGPSDTPGIGPTVWGSDGSRADAVGMNHTLVEFRDGAAPWPTLRQEGPTVFRWAVWEMVKVARQALEAAGVEASDLAAFVPHQANMRIIDEFAKQLKLPDTVVIARDIETTGNTSAASIPLATHRLLEEHPELSGGLALQIGFGAGLVFAAQVVVLP; via the coding sequence ATGACCGCCGGCGTCATCCAGCCTCAAGGGGCCGCGCACACGCGCATCTACTCGTACGGAGCGGCACGTGGCGAGATCGTCGTGCCCAACGACGACCTCGTCGGCCCCATCGACTCCAGCGACGAGTGGATCCGGCAGCGCACGGGCATCGTCACGCGCACGCGCGCGGTGAAGGAGACGACCGCGATCGACCTGTCGACGGATGCCGCGGCAGAGGCCGTCCAGAAGTCGGGCGTCGACCCAGCCGACATCGACCTCGTCATCGTCGCGACGATCAGCAACCCGAAGCAGACGCCGTCGGTGTCGGCGATCGTGGCCGACCGCATCGGCGCGAACCCGGCCGCGGCCTACGACCTCAACGCCGCGTGCGCGGGCTTCGCGTACGGCGTCGCGCAGGCCGACGCCCTCATTCGCGCGGGTGCGGCGACGCACGCCGTCGTCGTCGGCGCCGAGAAGCTCAGCGACGTCGTCGATCCCACCGACCGCAGCATCTCGTTCCTGCTGGGCGACGGCGCGGGCGCGGTGGTCATCGGCCCGAGCGACACCCCGGGCATCGGTCCGACCGTGTGGGGCTCCGACGGCTCGAGGGCCGACGCGGTCGGCATGAACCACACGCTCGTGGAGTTCCGCGACGGAGCCGCGCCGTGGCCCACGCTGCGCCAGGAGGGCCCGACGGTCTTCCGCTGGGCGGTGTGGGAGATGGTGAAGGTCGCACGGCAGGCCCTCGAGGCCGCGGGGGTCGAGGCATCCGATCTCGCTGCCTTCGTGCCCCACCAGGCGAACATGCGCATCATCGACGAGTTCGCGAAGCAGCTGAAGCTCCCCGACACCGTCGTGATCGCGCGCGACATCGAGACGACCGGCAACACGTCGGCCGCGTCGATCCCGCTCGCGACGCATCGGCTGCTCGAAGAGCACCCCGAGCTCAGCGGCGGGCTCGCGCTGCAGATCGGCTTCGGGGCGGGACTCGTGTTCGCGGCCCAGGTCGTCGTGCTCCCGTGA
- a CDS encoding acyl carrier protein, translated as MALTNEEVLAGLAELITDETGISADEVALEKSFTDDLDIDSISMMTIVVNAEEKFGVTIPDDEVKNLKTVGDAVTYITDNQS; from the coding sequence ATGGCACTCACCAACGAAGAGGTCCTCGCCGGACTCGCCGAGCTCATCACCGACGAGACGGGGATCTCGGCCGACGAGGTCGCGCTCGAGAAGTCGTTCACCGACGACCTCGACATCGACTCGATCTCGATGATGACGATCGTCGTCAACGCCGAGGAGAAGTTCGGCGTGACGATCCCCGACGACGAGGTCAAGAACCTCAAGACCGTCGGCGACGCGGTCACCTACATCACGGACAACCAGTCCTGA
- a CDS encoding beta-ketoacyl-[acyl-carrier-protein] synthase family protein: MSTKRIVVTGIGASSPLGGTAPESWSALLDGVSGARTLEYDWVSQYELPVTFAAEARVRPDTVLERPMARRLDPASQFAMVAALEAWADAGAPEVEPERLGVDFATGIGGVWTLLDAWDTLREKGPRRVMPMTVPMLMPNAAAGNLSLHFNARAFARTVASACASSTESIVNAYEHLQSGLADVVIAGGTESAIHPITVAAFSSMQALSRRNDSPETASRPCSVDRDGFVMGEGAGVLILETEEHARARGAKIYAELVGGGVTADSYHITANDPEGLGASRAVRMALEMADASPDDVTHINAHATSTPVGDPNEYVALKTVFGDRVEEIPVSATKSSTGHLLGGTGALEAIFTVLALRDRQAPPTINVTEQDPEVPFRISGSATPLGEGDQLAISNSFGFGGHNAVAAFASA; this comes from the coding sequence ATGAGCACCAAGCGCATCGTCGTCACCGGCATCGGAGCGAGCTCGCCTCTCGGAGGGACCGCGCCCGAAAGCTGGTCGGCCCTGCTCGACGGCGTCTCGGGAGCGCGCACGCTCGAGTACGACTGGGTCTCGCAGTACGAGCTGCCCGTCACGTTCGCCGCCGAGGCGAGGGTGCGGCCCGACACCGTGCTCGAGCGACCTATGGCCAGGCGGCTCGACCCCGCATCGCAGTTCGCGATGGTCGCAGCCCTCGAAGCATGGGCGGACGCCGGCGCGCCCGAGGTCGAGCCCGAGCGGCTCGGCGTCGACTTCGCGACCGGCATCGGCGGCGTGTGGACGCTGCTCGACGCGTGGGACACGCTGCGCGAGAAGGGCCCGCGCCGGGTCATGCCGATGACGGTGCCCATGCTCATGCCGAACGCGGCCGCGGGCAACCTGTCGCTGCACTTCAACGCGCGCGCGTTCGCTCGGACCGTCGCCAGCGCGTGCGCGTCGAGCACCGAGTCGATCGTGAACGCGTACGAGCACCTGCAGTCGGGCCTCGCCGATGTCGTGATCGCGGGCGGCACCGAGTCGGCGATCCACCCGATCACGGTGGCCGCTTTCTCGTCGATGCAGGCGCTGTCGCGTCGCAACGACTCCCCCGAGACCGCGTCGCGCCCGTGCAGCGTCGACCGTGACGGATTCGTCATGGGCGAGGGCGCCGGCGTGCTCATTCTCGAGACCGAGGAGCACGCGCGCGCCCGCGGCGCCAAGATCTACGCCGAGCTCGTCGGCGGCGGCGTCACCGCGGACTCGTACCACATCACGGCGAACGACCCCGAGGGCCTGGGCGCATCGCGCGCGGTTCGCATGGCGCTCGAGATGGCGGATGCCTCGCCCGATGACGTCACGCACATCAACGCGCACGCGACCTCGACCCCCGTGGGCGACCCGAACGAGTACGTCGCGCTCAAGACCGTGTTCGGCGACCGCGTCGAAGAGATCCCGGTTTCGGCGACGAAGTCCTCGACCGGGCACCTGCTCGGCGGAACGGGCGCGCTCGAGGCGATCTTCACCGTGCTCGCGCTGCGCGACCGGCAGGCTCCTCCGACGATCAACGTGACCGAGCAGGACCCCGAGGTGCCGTTCCGCATCTCCGGCTCCGCCACCCCCCTGGGTGAGGGCGACCAGCTCGCGATCAGTAACTCGTTCGGGTTCGGCGGGCATAACGCCGTCGCGGCGTTCGCTTCCGCCTGA
- a CDS encoding DUF3145 domain-containing protein, producing MATPQARGVVFIHSAPRALCPHLEWAVGRVLGRAVSFDWTDQAVLSGSRRAEFYWTGPAGTGAALATAIRGWEHLRFEVTEDPTPRSDGGRWLHTPSLGIHFAQTDSAGNVVIGEDRIRYAMELAAGDPRELERELKVALGSAWDDELEPFRHASDDAPVVWLHKVG from the coding sequence ATGGCGACACCTCAGGCGCGTGGCGTGGTCTTCATCCACTCCGCGCCACGAGCGCTGTGCCCCCACCTCGAGTGGGCAGTCGGGCGTGTGCTCGGGCGTGCGGTGAGCTTCGACTGGACCGACCAGGCTGTGCTCAGCGGCAGCCGCCGGGCCGAGTTCTACTGGACCGGGCCCGCCGGCACGGGTGCCGCGCTGGCGACCGCGATCCGTGGCTGGGAGCACCTGCGCTTCGAGGTGACCGAAGACCCGACGCCGCGCAGCGACGGCGGCCGATGGCTCCACACACCCAGTCTCGGCATCCACTTCGCCCAGACCGACTCCGCGGGCAACGTCGTCATCGGTGAGGACCGCATCCGCTACGCCATGGAGCTCGCGGCGGGCGACCCGCGAGAGCTCGAACGCGAGCTCAAGGTCGCGCTCGGCTCCGCGTGGGACGACGAGCTCGAGCCGTTCCGTCACGCGAGCGACGACGCGCCCGTCGTGTGGCTGCACAAGGTGGGGTGA